Proteins from one Aureimonas sp. SA4125 genomic window:
- a CDS encoding ABC transporter substrate-binding protein yields MRPNWMITATAALAGLMATGLAAAQDRPAPREITVVLANPSAINITPVWTAIGEGYFADEGLKVTIQAVNGSAAVLQAVAAGQAEIGQPGAGPTISARANGLDVQFFYNLNPQSAFGVLVPSDSGIASPQDLRDKVIGVGTADGAETAFARTIMAAAGMKEGEDYEFLVVGDGGLAVAGFSRGDIDAYAAATSDGAILNQRGLPMANITPDRFRTFFGNGFVALAPFIAENPDVIEGFGRAVARGSTFAMDKANIETVLRHTATGNPQEGEDPDFARALTEAIIARQTPPDGKRLGENDPAAWTAWHDSLLASGDLAKPLPDLDAAYSNDFVEAWSKAR; encoded by the coding sequence ATGCGACCCAATTGGATGATCACCGCCACGGCGGCGCTGGCCGGCCTGATGGCGACCGGCCTGGCGGCAGCCCAGGACAGGCCGGCGCCGCGCGAGATCACCGTGGTGCTCGCCAATCCCTCGGCCATCAACATCACGCCGGTCTGGACCGCCATCGGTGAGGGCTATTTCGCTGATGAGGGGCTCAAGGTGACGATCCAGGCGGTGAATGGTTCGGCTGCCGTTCTGCAGGCGGTGGCCGCAGGCCAGGCCGAGATCGGCCAACCGGGCGCCGGGCCGACCATCAGCGCGCGTGCCAACGGGCTCGACGTGCAGTTCTTCTACAACCTCAATCCGCAGAGCGCCTTCGGCGTGCTCGTTCCGTCGGATTCGGGCATCGCCTCGCCGCAGGACCTGCGCGACAAGGTGATCGGCGTCGGCACCGCCGACGGAGCCGAGACGGCTTTCGCGCGCACGATCATGGCGGCGGCCGGCATGAAGGAAGGCGAGGACTACGAATTCCTCGTGGTCGGCGATGGCGGCCTGGCGGTCGCCGGGTTCAGCCGCGGCGACATCGACGCCTATGCGGCGGCGACCAGCGACGGCGCCATCCTCAACCAGCGCGGTCTGCCGATGGCAAACATCACCCCGGATCGGTTCCGCACCTTCTTCGGCAACGGCTTCGTGGCGCTCGCGCCCTTCATCGCCGAAAACCCGGATGTCATCGAAGGCTTCGGCCGGGCCGTGGCGCGCGGCTCGACCTTTGCGATGGACAAGGCCAACATCGAGACGGTGCTGCGGCACACGGCGACCGGCAATCCGCAGGAGGGCGAGGATCCGGATTTCGCGCGGGCCCTGACGGAAGCGATCATTGCCCGGCAGACTCCGCCGGACGGCAAGCGCCTGGGAGAAAACGACCCGGCTGCCTGGACAGCCTGGCACGACAGCCTGCTCGCCTCCGGCGACCTGGCCAAGCCGTTGCCCGATCTCGACGCGGCCTACAGCAACGATTTCGTGGAAGCCTGGTCCAAGGCCCGCTGA
- a CDS encoding GntR family transcriptional regulator, with translation MISLAPEPPLQKPSDKTTSATLVYHKLRRDILNGTMKPGQKLQIDQVAQRYDSGINPVREALNRLSAERLVDRRDQRGFFVPPLTLRAFRELVQSRCWIEALALEQSILNRTQAWEDELITTHYRLDREPVRLAGEEGDNSAWEERHRAFHNALIGNSGSSWITGFCHDMMDHAERYRFASMSGSYPRRDSREEHRAIMEATIDGDIARATERLTAHYRLTLRQLEEQTSAPVPGEAEAAATD, from the coding sequence ATGATCTCACTGGCCCCCGAGCCGCCGTTGCAGAAGCCCTCCGACAAGACGACGTCGGCAACCCTCGTTTATCACAAACTGCGGCGCGACATCCTCAACGGCACGATGAAGCCGGGACAGAAGCTGCAGATCGACCAGGTGGCGCAGCGCTACGATTCCGGCATCAACCCGGTCCGGGAGGCGCTGAACCGGCTATCGGCCGAGCGTCTGGTCGACCGCCGCGACCAGCGCGGCTTCTTCGTGCCGCCTTTGACCCTCAGAGCGTTCCGCGAACTGGTGCAGTCGCGGTGCTGGATCGAGGCGCTGGCACTGGAGCAGTCGATCCTCAACCGGACGCAGGCCTGGGAGGACGAGCTGATCACCACCCACTACCGGCTGGATCGCGAGCCGGTTCGTCTCGCCGGCGAGGAGGGCGACAATTCCGCCTGGGAAGAACGTCATCGCGCCTTTCACAACGCGCTGATCGGCAACAGCGGCTCGTCGTGGATCACCGGCTTCTGCCACGACATGATGGACCATGCCGAGCGCTACCGCTTCGCCTCGATGTCCGGATCCTATCCCCGCCGCGATTCGCGCGAGGAGCACCGCGCCATCATGGAGGCGACGATCGACGGCGACATCGCCCGGGCGACGGAGCGCCTGACCGCACACTACAGGCTGACCCTCAGACAGCTCGAGGAACAGACCAGCGCGCCGGTGCCGGGCGAAGCGGAGGCGGCAGCCACGGACTGA
- a CDS encoding ABC transporter permease, which yields MSEYSATEVTAPDTVWTERASVIDRVPRPVAMALLFAVFIGLWQLVHLFELVSPIILPSPIEVAEDIIFVGTNLLSGGYMLAALWITIKEVIYGFIIAMAIGFSLGLLVGETSFGERVVLPYLVAIDTMPKVAFAPLFVAWLGFGISSKVALAAFIATFPIVVATAAALHVASDNSRMLFKTLGASRWQTLFRMKLPTGLPQIFTGLKIASVGVMAGAITGEFLGGGKGFGELIRVAASQLNTPRIFSLIVFLSGLGLALFWTVVWVERRFVFWHKSSVAGGPGL from the coding sequence ATGAGCGAGTATTCCGCCACGGAGGTGACGGCTCCGGACACGGTCTGGACGGAACGTGCTTCAGTCATCGACCGCGTGCCGCGGCCTGTCGCCATGGCGCTGCTTTTCGCCGTGTTCATTGGACTCTGGCAACTCGTCCACCTTTTTGAACTGGTGTCGCCTATCATCCTGCCGTCACCGATCGAAGTGGCGGAGGACATCATCTTTGTCGGCACGAATCTCTTGTCAGGCGGCTACATGCTCGCTGCACTCTGGATCACCATCAAGGAAGTCATCTACGGCTTCATCATCGCCATGGCGATCGGCTTCTCGCTTGGGCTCCTGGTCGGCGAAACCAGCTTTGGCGAGAGGGTGGTCCTTCCCTATCTCGTCGCGATCGACACCATGCCGAAGGTCGCCTTCGCGCCGCTGTTCGTCGCCTGGCTCGGTTTCGGCATCTCCTCGAAGGTCGCGCTCGCGGCATTCATCGCCACCTTCCCGATCGTCGTCGCCACGGCGGCTGCACTGCATGTCGCCAGCGACAACTCGCGCATGCTGTTCAAGACGCTCGGCGCCAGCCGATGGCAGACGCTGTTCCGCATGAAGTTGCCGACCGGCCTGCCGCAGATCTTCACCGGGCTGAAGATCGCCTCGGTCGGCGTCATGGCCGGCGCCATCACCGGCGAATTCCTGGGGGGCGGCAAGGGTTTTGGCGAATTGATCCGCGTCGCGGCATCGCAGCTCAACACGCCGCGCATCTTTTCCCTGATCGTCTTCCTGTCGGGCTTGGGTCTGGCTCTGTTCTGGACCGTCGTGTGGGTCGAGCGGCGCTTCGTCTTCTGGCATAAGTCGTCGGTTGCAGGCGGTCCCGGTCTCTGA